A genomic stretch from Mastacembelus armatus chromosome 7, fMasArm1.2, whole genome shotgun sequence includes:
- the LOC113145680 gene encoding P2Y purinoceptor 1-like, with product MNATSCPHISFNFTKSFLPPVYISVFIIGVVANGWGLKSVLYNWDKLGNVSVFVLNLGLADILYLLTLPFLVVYYYMKSKWVFGHTFCKITRFCFNLNLYGTIGFLTCISLYRYLAIVHPMRVKGRLTVAHSVGISITVWVLVSVQSLPDMFYPKISENKSQQCFDTTSETYLESYLKYSLGWTLTGFCIPFLITLGCYGHVIVVLWRKNIADKELKQGCLKLLFILILLFSVCYIPYHVFKNLNLWSRVLFKDKKCREWSNGVYIAHQISRGLVCLNSALNPLVYLHGIKDILAQLRQLLQQACQTVMRLFIHPSEDSLK from the coding sequence atgaatgccACATCTTGTCCTCACATCAGCTTTAACTTTACAAAAAGCTTTCTGCCTCCTGTCTACATCTCAGTATTCATCATTGGTGTGGTAGCTAATGGATGGGGACTGAAGTCTGTGCTGTACAACTGGGACAAACTGGggaatgtcagtgtttttgttctcaACCTTGGACTAGCAGATATTTTGTACCTGCTCACACTCCCATTTCTGGTAGTATACTACTATATGAAGAGTAAATGGGtctttggacacactttctgcAAGATAACAAGATTCTGCTTCAACCTGAATTTATATGGCACCATTGGATTCCTAACCTGTATCAGTCTGTACAGGTACCTGGCTATTGTTCATCCAatgagagtgaagggaagattAACTGTTGCTCACTCTGTGGGTATCTCCATCACAGTCTGGGTCTTGGTGAGTGTTCAAAGTCTTCCAGATATGTTTTACCccaaaatatcagaaaataaaagtcagcAATGTTTTGATACCACCAGTGAGACCTATCTTGAGAGTTACCTAAAATACAGCCTTGGATGGACACTTACTGGATTTTGCATCCCATTCCTCATCACACTGGGATGCTATGGACATGTGATTGTTGTTCTCTGGAGAAAAAATATCGCAGACAAGGAACTAAAACAAGGGTGCTTGAAGTTGTTGTTCATCTTGATTCTTCTTTTCTCGGTTTGTTACATCCCCTATCATGTCTTCAAGAACCTCAACCTCTGGTCAAGAGTTCTGTTCAAAGATAAGAAATGTCGTGAATGGTCTAATGGCGTCTATATTGCTCATCAGATAAGTCGTGGCCTTGTGTGTCTGAACAGTGCTCTCAACCCTCTGGTTTACCTTCATGGAATTAAAGATATTCTTGCTCAGCTTCGACAACTACTCCAACAAGCCTGTCAAACTGTCATGCGCCTGTTCATCCATCCTAGTGAAGATTCCCTGAAGTAA